tgTCTTATCCATGTCAttaatcattctttttatatataaaaaaagaaaagaaatagacCAAAAAGTTACAATTATTTTGCCGTCATAAGGTTTTGCAGGGACCGCAGGGCGGTCCCTTGAAATCAGGCGACAGCGAATCAAAGGTGCGATCTCCCGAATCACAACCGGCCGCCGACCACGGTTTCATGCCCAgttctttagttttttcttgaCAATCCCAAGACCATTCCGTGGGGGTAATGTACACGTGCTCCACGCGCAATCTTAACATTGCAGTAGTAGTCGTATTTTTCTAGCCTTTGAACTCTCtataaggacaaaaaaaaaataaaaatcaacaaacttaACTAGTCATATTCAACACAATTTCTGaccaattcaataaataatataacttgtaattcaattttatttcaaatcaattcataattaaacaaacttaattcataattaaaaaaactcaattaatttattatatcaataaaaTCAATTCTCATAATACATTATTTAATTACATCTAACACATTATGTCATTGACGAGTCTTcatcatcaaaattataaagatgTCGATGTGCAAAAAAAATTGTCTCATTCttctttattataatattgATGCTTAGCCTCCATAACCTCGTAAAGTCTATAACAACACAATGAGAACTAAGTGAAGAGAGTGGTACACACAACATTGTCGGAAGCATCATGAATGATAGCAACGACTCTATGACTCTCcattgttaaaagataaaagcatTATAAGTCTTGATTCAAATTTTCCCAAGTCAAATACACAAGCCTGCCTTTCAAGGAGCTTTCCTGTAAAAAACTTACACAAACCCTATTTCTTGAGGAACTTTCCAATCAAATACTTATACAAATCTCGTTTTCAAGgagtttttcttgtttgtatCAAAAAGTTTGAGtcttttatttacatttttacTCTTAGATCCATtgatttcctcttcttcttattcGATGTTGTATTCTTCTCTTCTTTGCCATTGATTCATCTCCAAACAAGTTGAACAACATTGGATTAGTATTTCTTTTGGACAATTTGAGAACTCTTTTTGTGATgtctttttctatttaattcattaatttccTCATCATTTGAGGAGTTATGGCAACTATCGTCTTGGGTAGATTTATGGTTAATGGATTGAATGAGAGAAAATGTAGTGGTGGTGGTAGGTCTGTGATTTTAAGAATCCTCACACACAACTACGTACAAGGAACACTCTTTTGcatttcattctctttattacatatatttaattttttctacacTTTACTAACTTAAACATCAAATATGCGTCCAACATGTTTTGCAAGAGAATACCAACCACAATGTAAACTACTAGTCAAGCCAAACGTCAAGAAATTTTCAAAGCTCATTAAACAGTAATGAAAAgacacaaaatcattttttttttatttgttagtaatCATGTAAGATGTGTTGGTAATGCATGTACTAATTTGATGtgtgtagtaaaaaaaaatacactaagaATTAAGTAGCAAACAATTGAAGTTCATGATGTAATTATTAGGCAGAATTAGTTTTGATGTTGATTCAAAGATACAAATAGCTCAACTTGTTAGATGTTAAATTCTTGagaatttcataattaaattgatttggaTTTCAACAATTAGCATATATTTTTGAAAGCTAGTGGAtcattgtaatttgtttttttactagttatatgtttgatattgtagtgtagattatttttttaaaaattattttttattgaaaatattttaaaataattttttctatatatatttttttttattttttacatcaactcattaaaattattgaaaaatattaaaaaaatattaatttaatattttttaaaaaataaatattttttaaaaaatatataaaaatagaagcTAAAACTTAAAGAGTAATAGttaatctttatttaattaaattaaaaaaaaattgaatttcacttatattatatattacgTTGCCGCTAGGTTGATTAAAGAATATActtgtcaataaaaaaacattttcattacCACAAGAGAGGTGAGGATCTCGGGaaaaagagtgtttttttttttttttttaataaacaactatagtattatcatttattattaaagGACAGGAACACATACGAAGGCCTCTCTTATTTCCTTATCACAAGTACGAACACTTTGGGGTCTGTCTTTGCCTCTCTGGGATCTGCCCGCCTCCCATATTCAGAACAGATCGCCTCCCATATCCAGAGCAGATCCAATCCATAAAACTTGATTGTATTATACGGAGGGAATGCGGGCAGGGTTTGTATTGcttagattttagtttttgtacATGATAGAATTAAActcttgaggtttttttttttctttttatttgtaagtAAGAAACATACCCAGTTGCAGCTGGTAAATTACTTATTGATAGGAGGACAGCGAAAGTTGTTGTCTTTGcaagggattaaaaaaaaagtcgagAAATTTGATGGGTTTTCTTGTTGATTCACATAAAGGTGGTTGTGGAGTagggggtggtggtggtggttgtttTAGGAGTTTGATAAGGAGAAAACAGGTTGATTCTGTTCATTCTAAAGCACCTGGTCATCATCGATTAGCCAAGGAGTTGTCTATTCTTCACCTTATTGCTATTggtttgttctttttctctcaATTCTTCTCTTTGACCAAAGAATTTTatctgggttttgttttttgaatcatggttttgattgtcttgtgcttcttctttcatttttgtttgctACTTTACCGGATGGATGAGTTGATGCTGATCGTGTTAATTGGTTTCAGGTTTTGGCCAGAAATTTTAAGCTTTCTTGCCTGTTTTTCTTTGGATGTATCATTTCCTTGTTGTCTTATCGAAATAACATTTCCTTtgcttaactttttatttttgattgaaattatgttttattaaaacataaGCCAAAACCTGATCGTGCTAAGCACCGTCTAAATgctaatttgaaaagttaaaattattttttttatcctttttgtaACTTTCAGTTTTTTGTGTTAGTTTTCTAGCTTTTGAATATTGGTTCTTGTGCTATAGCTTGCCTTCTATCTTTGAATTGCTGACTGTTGAACTCTGATCAGGCGTTGGCTCAACTATTGGAGCTGGAGTTTATATTCTTGTTGGAACAGTTGCTAGAGAGCATTCTGGACCAGCTCTATTTATATCCTTTTTGGTTGCTGGAATTGCTGCTGCTCTTTCAGCCTTTTGCTACGCAGAACTTGCAAGTCGTTGTCCATCTGCCGGCAGTGCGTATCATTATTCCTATATATGTGTTGGAGAAGGGTAAGTATTTGTTGTTTCTTGTTTGAAAACTTATTTACTTCGGTGGCAGTCTCTCTTCTGTTTGGTTCATGGTTTACATCCTGTTATCTCTTTATTCAAAGGGGATAAATAAGTTGatgctttgctttttttttttttgatatgtgtAACTGTATTAAAGGGAAAACTATACAAAAATACTAGGGACATACCTTAAGATGTATATCGTCCCGTTACCCAAATCTATCTGACCTTAGgcagcaggaaaaaaaaaaagctaaagaaaACTCAAATATATCTGAAAAAAAGACTGTCTGGACAGCAGCTAGGAAGCGGTCAACCGGTTTGTTGACAACTTAGAACCGGTCAACTGGTTCTGCAAAAACAGCAGACATGCTAAGAGGAACTCGaagaaaagcaaagcaaaggTACCTCATGACTCTAGCAGACACCATATGGACCTGAGAGCAACTGGAATCTGATACTTTGGTTCTAGCAACATGTTATTGGGGGATTTGGTTGGTCATAATATGGTTCCATGATGCAACCTACTTTTGGCACATTTCTTGCTGTTTTTGATATGATTATTGATTTATGTAATAGCATACCTCAGGCATTGTGTTTGGATAGTTCTTTGTTTGTATTTGGGTTCTATTTTTGGATTGGATATAGTTTTTGTCAGAACCTGCAATGCCCTTTGCTTATTGATTCCTGCATTTTCAATTTGCAGTGTTGCTTGGTTGATTGGCTGGGCTCTAATATTGGAATACACAATCGGTGGTTCAGCAGTTGCTCGTGGCATATCCCCAAATCTAGTTCAGTGACTTTCTGTTACCCAAGCTTCAATTTACTTAGATGTGGCACTTTTAATTCTTTGggtttaattatttcaatcttaTTGTTTCgagtataattattttacattgTTTTCTTTATAGATGAAAATGGTACACATTTTCCAATTTTCAAGCATTGCTGTCTTGATGCCTAGTGGCTaattgcatcttgttgttgaatTGGAATTTTGGAAGAACAGAAAATTAGTAAAATTGTcgattctttcatttcttttatgatGTATGAATGAGcatgcaagtaattcttttcaGATGGTCAAGCTATATTGATAATACCTTTCATTGGAGTCTAGCTTCAATTTAATTTGAGCGCTTTGATAGCTGCCATTTACATTAAGACTTGAAGAGTCATTTAGGACGTCCTTGTTTCCTTTGCAGGAAGTTCTAACATATTAGTGATCTTCCATTTTCACCActacaaaataaatttctacGATGCCCCTAGTTATAAGTGGTGTTCTTTAGGTTAGATCCTTGGTTTCAacgaaaaatataaagaaaaagtagAAAAGGAATTGCTGATACTCCATTGTGATTAGTTGACAAGCAAGTTGTTGGTCAATACTTGGCTTTTTTTCCTTGATGAGAGTCTTATTTTATTCCCCCCCTCTTATCTATCTAGGCATTGTATGTTCTCCATATTGTGATAGTCTGTGTGCTTCCCTTTCTgtctatttttgaattattgttttttttcttacttgtcTTGTTTTATGCTTGTAGGCACTGTTCTTTGGAGGTCAGGACAATCTACCAACATTTCTAGCTCGTCAGCATATACCTGGGCTTGATGTTGTGGTTGACCCATGTGCTGCTGTTCTGGTATTGGTTGTCACTGGGCTGTTGTGTGTGGGAATAAAGGAGGTACATACCATAATTCTTTATCATGTTCATTTTCCCCTTTTGACTTGCAATTATTCTGAGGTAAAGttctcctttctttccttgCTATTATATTAATCTCCTCGAGTAACATCATTGTGCAGAGCACTTTAGCACAGGCCATAGTAACCTCCATAAATGTGTGTGCCATGCTTTTCATCATAATAGCTGGTACTTATCTTGGCTTCAAGACTGGATGGGCTGGATATGAACTTCCTACTGGGTAATAGGCATCCCACGTtgtaaaatcatttttgaaacaTTTTGTGCAGAAGTTTTGTaactaatatgatatttctgaaCTCACAGGTACTTTCCCTTTGGGGTGGATGGGATGCTTGCAGGGTCTGCAACTGTATTTTTTGCGTACATTGGTTTTGATTCAGTTGCCAGCACTGCTGAGGAGGTATGCACCTTCCTGGTGTTTTTGTTATTCCTTCCCGCTTCTCTTCTACTGTAGTTATTTCATGTGTAGTCTTCATGTTCATGGGTACATGGTGACTTGTGGAGTCTTATTTCGTGTTTCATATTTTCTGACAGGTGAAAAATCCACAACGAGATTTACCTTTAGGCATTGGGCTCTCGCTGTctatttgttgttctttgtaCATGCTGGTCTCTGTTGTCATTGTTGGTCTGGTACCTTATTATGCAATGGATCCCGATACCCCTATCTCATCAGCTTTTTCTGTACACGGGATGCAATGGGCAGCGTAAGTTTGTTGTTTTGGTCAAATGCATGGTACATCaattttttctccaaaattataTGGAAGTAATTGAACCTTCTTGGTTTATAAGTCTTTGTGCTGCTTGCGTGTTCAGGTACTTGATAACTGCTGGGGCAGTTATGGCTCTCTGCTCAACATTGATGGGGTCAATGCTTCCTCAGGTAATTTAACAGAATCTTCCAGGTGCTTGTATACCATATTTTTCTGACTTGCTGCTCCTGGATGCTATCTGTCATATGATGAATGTTATTCTTGATTGTTCTTCACTGGCCATGCACCTCATGACTGCCCACATACACTGACTTTTAGTTCAAGCAGtgtattttgatttcctttatTTCATTAATATGGTTGATCTTCAAAACTTACATTGTGTACTTATATGAatcaatatatgttttttacataCCTGTATCGCTGTTTTTTCTGACATTCCAGTACTTTATGGGTAGGCTCTACACTGTATTTTTCCTCTGCCAtaattctctctttttaataaaatgaggAAGTTCTAATTAGAAAGAGGGAATTGTACACTATGACATTGAGAGTAATCCTATCAGAAAGTGAAATAGACACAGGAATctagatcaaaataataaagcacTCCAATTCCCCTGAATATCAGTTCAGGAAATGTCCCTAAAAGCACTTGCTATGTGACACCACAAAGAAGCCAGGAAAAGCATCCAATCCAACGTtaactttcatgatgtgaagTGATGATTGATAATTCTGCATCGCCCTCCTTCCAAATGCACCAAAAAACTGCACTAGGAAACACATCTCTTTAGTTCTTAGATTCTTTCTCTGACCCAAGACACCCCGAAAAGAAATCAGCAACACTTGTTCCACCATCCTCGGAATTGCCCAACACTAACAAATGCAAACAATCTTTGCTGCATATATTGAGCTGAAGGGCAATGCAGAAAGAGATTGACTTAGAGATTCTCTATTACGAGGACACATAACACAATTATTAGGAGTAAGGCCTTATGATGCTTTCGAATCTACAACAAGTCATTGGTGTCAATCTCATTGACACCATTCTCAAGATGAAAAGGTTGACTCAATAGGCTCATAAAGGGGTTCTTGAATATGAACCCTGGGGACAACTACTATATAGATGGTTAAAGCAAGAATGTGTTATTAGTGGTGTTGATAACTGTGTGTTTATATTTATTCTCTAATTGGTGATTATTGTGCACGCCTGTCTTAGTGGGAAAAATGCTTAATCTGTTTCTCGCCTCTTACTTTACTAGATTCACCAAATGTTAACTGTACTATTCTGTTCTTCCGtgatgattttttgttgttggtgtATTGTATTTACCTTTTCTTTATCTCCAAGTCATCAATTAACACAGCTTTTGTCTTTCCCAGCCTCGAATTTTGATGGCAATGGCTAGAGATGGATTGCTGCCATCATTCTTTTCAGATGTAAATAGAAGCACCCAAGTTCCTGTTAAGAGCACGTTGGTGACTGGCTTTGGTGCTGCAgtattgtcattttttatggatgtttcACAGTTAGCTGGGATGGTATGTGAACTTTGAATCAAGTAAATGTGCAATATAGTATTGTTGTAGTTGATGAGGCTTGCTTGCATTTTGCTTGGACCCATTTACTTCAAATCTAAGCAAGAAAGACAATGGATGGGAAATGGCTGAGTAACCTCTCTGTTTCCTGTTTCCTGTCTTTCGGGAGTCATATTTACCCATAAGTTCCTGATCAAGGAAATAGGAGAATTTTTTGCTCTTATCTTCAACTGTTAATGAGGGCTGACCACagctatttttttacttcagttATCAAACAAATAGGTGGCTTTCTGggaatgttatatatatatatatatatatatatatatatatattttcctatCTCTGACATGCCCCTTTGTTTTAAGATTGTTACCAGTTTCTATGATCCAGCTCATTCAACAATTCAAATCAAtatcttgaaaagaaaataattgagcGCTTCATTATTTGGCAATGCTGCTCCTTATattatgtatgtgtgtgtatgtcGATATATACATATTTCCCACTTACACTAAGATATAGTGATTTCCCCTTGAAATCCATTATTATGAAAAAGGCAAAGCCCAAAGAAAGAGACAATGAACCATCTTTGGTGATAATTTCAAGATGGATTTATATTTCTTGCAGTTATAGTCTGACCACATCTTTTACATTCAAATTATTAGTACCTAGACTATGCATTCACCGCTGTCAGCACCACTCCAATCAGGAACATTATTGCTGAGCATGGGACG
This genomic stretch from Populus alba chromosome 19, ASM523922v2, whole genome shotgun sequence harbors:
- the LOC118027759 gene encoding cationic amino acid transporter 2, vacuolar — translated: MGFLVDSHKGGCGVGGGGGGCFRSLIRRKQVDSVHSKAPGHHRLAKELSILHLIAIGVGSTIGAGVYILVGTVAREHSGPALFISFLVAGIAAALSAFCYAELASRCPSAGSAYHYSYICVGEGVAWLIGWALILEYTIGGSAVARGISPNLALFFGGQDNLPTFLARQHIPGLDVVVDPCAAVLVLVVTGLLCVGIKESTLAQAIVTSINVCAMLFIIIAGTYLGFKTGWAGYELPTGYFPFGVDGMLAGSATVFFAYIGFDSVASTAEEVKNPQRDLPLGIGLSLSICCSLYMLVSVVIVGLVPYYAMDPDTPISSAFSVHGMQWAAYLITAGAVMALCSTLMGSMLPQPRILMAMARDGLLPSFFSDVNRSTQVPVKSTLVTGFGAAVLSFFMDVSQLAGMVSVGTLLAFTMVAISVLILRYVPPDEVPFPSSLQETIDSVSLRYSSQDVYEEKAAIHAGTSKDSKLPLLGKAKTIEYPLLVKQEAQSNFVLNEGKRREIAGWTIAATCIGAVLLTYAASDLSLPSPLRFTTCGVGGALLLSGLIVLTCIEQDDARHSFGHSGGFICPFVPLLPIVCILVNIYLLINLGAATWTRVSVWLIVGVLVYVFYGRKHSSLLDAVYVPATHADEIYRSSGESLA